A stretch of DNA from Kangiella sediminilitoris:
GTTGTTTAGAAAAAGGACCATAAACTGCTCTCGTTTGAGGTGGCTGAGCTCCATGCTTAACAATTGCTTCACCTGATCGGGGTTTGAAAAGGTTTGTTCAAGATTCAGGCTTTGTTGTAGATAGCGTTTGGATAGTTCAAGACTTGCCTGTAACTGACAAAATTTGGCAACGCCCATTCCCGGCAGATTGGAAAATTCTTTTAGATTGACTTCCAGCAATTGCCGTAGTCCACCAAAGTGATTGAGTAGATGTCGTGATAATTCCACAACATTGTATCCTCGCGTTCCAGTTCGAAGAAATATAGCGAGCAGTTCTGCGTCGGATAAGCTGTTGGCGCCATCGCGCAAAAGACGTTCCCTTGGACGTTCCTGCTGTGGCCACTCCATGATTTTCATGATGACTTCCCTGTATCGTTACGGTGAAATGGAGCTCTCAGTCTCCAGTTTGCCCGAGTATAGGTTTGCACAGTCCCTTTGTAATTAAGAATTTCACTATAATTTTTGTGCGTAAAAGCGTAAACTTGTAAGCCATTATAAGTTAAATCAATTGGTTAGCATGAGTTTGCAAGGTAAAAAAATCCTGTTAGGCATAACGGGCGGTATTGCTGCGTATAAAAGTGCGGAGCTAAGCCGTCTGCTAATAAAAGCTGGCGCCGAAGTTCGTTGTGTGATGACACAGGGTGCGAAGGCCTTTATTACGCCGATGACATTTCAGGCTTTAACGGGGAACCCTGTGCACGAACATTTGCTTGACTCAGAAGCTGAAGCTGCCATGGGGCATATCGAATTAGCACGTTGGGCTGATTTAGTACTTATTGCTCCCGCTACCGCAGACATCCTGTCTAAACTAACAGTCGGCGCGGCTGATGACCTGCTAACTACGTTATGCCTGGCTACTGCAGCTCCTGTGGCTGTTGCGCCTGCTATGAACCAGCAGATGTGGGCAAATGCTGCAACCCAGAATAATGTGAGAACGCTTGTTGAGCGAGGTATTCCTCTATGGGGACCTGAGTCAGGGGATCAGGCCTGTGGCGATGTCGGGCCAGGCCGGATGTTAGAACCTGCTGAGCTGGTTAAGCATGTAGAGCGTTCTTTTGTTAAACAAACTCTGAAAGGGCAACATTGGGTTATCACGGCCGGCCCTACGGTCGAAGCCATTGACCCGGTACGTTATCTTGCTAATCGAAGTTCCGGGAAAATGGGGTACGCTGTGGCTGACATGGCCGCAAAAGCGGGTGCCAAGGTGACTTTAGTCAGTGGCCCAGTATGCTTAGAAGCGCCTACGGGCGTTAAAAGAATCAAAGTAGAGAGTGCCCAGGCAATGTTAGAGGCTGTCCAGAATAATCTGGGAGCTGATAGTGTATTTGTGTCCTGCGCGGCCGTTGCTGATTATCGACCAACGGAAACCGCGAATCAGAAAATGAAAAAAAGCGGTGATGAAGGTTTAAGTATAGAGTTGATGCAAAACCCTGATATTTTGAGGTGGGTCGCTAAAAATAGTAGTGCGTTTTGTGTTGGGTTTGCAGCTGAAACGCAAAACGTCAGTGACTATGCAAAATCTAAAATGCAGCGTAAAGGTATCAGCATGATCTGCGCAAATGATGTTAGCCGGTGTGACATTGGTTTTTCGTGTGATGATAATGAGTTACAGGTTTTTTATATCGATAATGGCAACATCGAGGAAAGGCAAATTGGCCCAGCCAGCAAGTCGCAGGTGGCAGAGGAATTAATCAAGGTTATTGAGAAGGTTCGACACTCGAATCAATAAAAATAAAATTGTTTTAGGGGACCAAAAGGGGAGTATTGGATGAGAAAGGGTAAAAGTTTAGCCAGCTTTTTTATCATTCCGTTAGTAATAGGGCTCGTTATTTTAGTTGGCATATCAGCCAGCCTATATTACTTAGGAATTGAAAAGCCTTTGGAAACTCAGGCGAAGCAGTTATTAGAAACACGGCTCGCGGAGCGAGCAAATCTTATCCAGCAACGCTTTGGGCAAATTCAAAACGCTTTAACCCTTTCTGCAGATTCTGTTTTTGGAGAGGACGATAAAAGCGTCAGTCAAAAAATCAAAAAGCAGGTCCCTCAGCTTGATAATGTTGTCTTGTTTGATTCCACTACTATCCAGCCCTCAAAAGATACCGAGCCTGCCATTACCCATGTCATCATTGATTTATTGCGTCAGGCGGATAAAGGCAATACAGTTCCTCCGGAACTGATATTGGACAATGGTCAGCCTAGCTATGTTGCCTTTGTTGATAAGTTAGCTGACGAGCGTTTGTTGCTTGCTACTTTAAACCTGAACGAAGTAGGGAATTTATTGGGTGACGCTGATAATCACAGCAGGATTGAGTTAAGGCAGAACTTCGGAGATGTATCGCATACAGTGGCTTCGGTGGGGACAGCCGAGGCGGAAGGCAAGCCGTTGCTTATTTCACCTAGTTTTGGTGCAAACTGGACACTGGCTTTATGGCAGAAAATTAGCAGGTTCAGTACAGATGCCGGCAAGCTACCATTATTAATGTTTATTGCTGCTCTGGCGGCCTTTTTTATTGTGGGCTTACTACCATTGATGAGCATGAACCGTTTGTTTAAAAGTGATGCAAGAAACTTCATTCAGGGGGTAAAAGAAGGAGCTGCCTCTGAAAAGAAATATCAGTTGAGCTACTTCAATGAACTGGCTGCCGGTTACTCGAGAGTTGCAGGAAGACCAGGGCGAGGAGAAGAGTCAGAATCGTCGCCGGAAGTCGAGGGTGGTGATGATGCTTTGGAAATCGCGGAACAGGCCGAGTCGCCTCAGGAGCAGCCAGCAGGGTCTTTAAATGAGATGGACAGAGCCGAAATTTTATTTGAGTCTGGCTCTGATTCAGAGGCATCAAGTTTATTTGTTGTAGATGAAGAAGATATATCCAAAACTATTAGCCCAGAAATATTCAGGGAGTATGACATCAGAGGGGTTGTTGGGGACAATCTGAATGCTGAGGTTGTCTATGTGATTGGCAAGGCTATAGGAAGCGAAGCTTATTCCAGAGGTGAGCAAAGTATTGTGGTTGGGCGGGATGGTCGCCTTTCTAGTCCTGAGTTGCATGCAGCTTTAATTGAAGGGTTACAAGCGAGCGGCCGTGATGTATTAGATTTAGGTATGGTGACTACACCTCTGGTCTACTTTGCGACACATACTTTGAACTCTCGCTCAGGTGTTATGTTAACGGGCAGCCATAATCCAGCCAGGCATAATGGGCTGAAAGTTGTATTAGCTGGAGAAACACTGCATGGTGAGCAAATTCAGGAGCTGTTAAATCGAATACAGACCCAGGAATTTTTCAGTGGCAATGGTCAGGTTTCGCAAGTATCCGTAGAGCAGGATTATATGCAGAAGATTACTGCCGATATCCAGCTGGAAAAGCCTCTTAAAGTTGCTGTTGACTGTGGCAATGGGGTAGCCGGAGAGTTTGCACCTAAACTTCTACAGGCTCTCGGCTGTGATGTCATAGGACTATACACAGAGGTTGATGGTAATTTTCCTAACCATCACCCGGACCCAAATCATGCTGATAACCTTCAGGCACTAATAGAAATGGTGGTGTCGGAAAAAGCGGATATAGGAATCGCCTTTGATGGGGACGGTGATCGTCTGGGTGTAATTGATAATCAAGGAAAAGTTATCTGGACCGACCGTTTGATGATGTTGTTTGCGAAGGACGTCCTGTCAAGAAATCCTGAAGCGGAAATTATATACGATGTCAAATGTACACGCTTATTGAGGGATGTCATTGAGCAGTCGGGGGGGCAGCCTTTGATGTGGAAAACCGGGCACTCGTTGATGAAAGCCAAGATGCGAGAGACAGAAGCCCCTCTAGGTGGCGAGGGTAGTGGTCATATTTATTTTAATGAACGATGGTTCGGTTTTGACGATGCTTTATATGCAGCAGCACGTTTATTACAGCTGCTTGACTTGTCCGGCAAAACATCCTCGGAAATGTTCAGCGAACTACCTGAAGGAGTGTCCTCTGAGGAAATAAATGTGCCTATCCCGGATAAAATTAAATTTAAGTTGATAAAGGCCCTGGTGGTAAAAGGTGACTTTGGACAGGGTAAGGTTAGTACCATTGATGGACTGAGGGTCGATTACGAGGATCGATGGTTTCTGGCCAGAGCTTCAAATACTACCCCGAGCATTGTGGTGAAATTTGAGGCTGAAAGTGAGGTAGCATTGGAAGCCGTTAAAGATGTATTGCGACAAGAGTTATTAAAGATCGCACCAAAACTAAAGTTGAATTTCTAAAAACATAATTTGAGAGAAACATGGCAACAAAAAATTCGTCAAAGAGAAAGAATGAAATATTGCAGGCGCTAGCATTGATGCTGGAAAAAGATCCCGGGGAACGAATCACTACAGCAAAATTAGCGAAAGAGGTGGGAGTCTCTGAAGCTGCTTTGTATCGTCACTTTCCAAGTAAGGCAAGGATGTTTGAGGGGTTAATAGAGTTCACCGAAGAAGCAATATTTTCTCGCATGAACATCATTGCTAAAGAGCAAAGTGATTTGGGTACTCAATGTCAGCAGACATTGAGCTTAATTTTGACCTTTGCCAGCCGTAACCCAGGAATTTGTCGTTTATTAACAGGGGAAGCTTTGTCCGGAGAGCATGAGCGCTTAAGAGGGCGTATCAGTCAATTGTTTAATCGTGTTGAAACGCAAATAAAGCAACTTTTCAGACAGCATGAGGTAGCGGTGAAAGGTAAATATAGTCCTGAGGTTGGCAGTCGTGCAAACTTACTGGTGGCTGTTGTTGAGGGACGAATTCAGCAATACGTCAGAACGGATTTCACACAATCGCCTTTGGCAAGCTGGGATAACCAGTGGCAACTATTATCACCTATAACCGGCTTAAGTTCCTAGCCTAGCTTTCATTCTGTGAAATGTACTGAATAAAATCTTCTTTGAGCTGGGTCACTTCTTTGCTGGAGCAAAGCTTTTGCCCAGCTTCAGAGTCGAAACATAGTACTTGCATTACTATTTGCATCTGGTCGTTGTCATCTGGAATTCTGGTGATGGACATACCAAGCTGGTCCGACTGTTGTGGCTTGCTTGATATGATTAAACTGTCAGTTACAATCTCGAGTTTATTGGAAGCATTCTCGTGAGCGAAAATCTGTGCCAGTTTCCAAGATCGCTCGCAAGATTTCTCAGTAGTACATATTACTTGTGTGGCTGCGTCCAGTTCTTCCTGACGACTATAGCCTTGTACAACGTTTCGTGCCTTTAACTCTTTAAAACGAACCAGGTCATTTCTAAACTGCTGTTTGATGGCTTTTACTTGATTTTGATAGCCCTCTTTAGATTCATTATTTTCCTGAATCTGCTCTTTGGTTGCCTTAATTTGTTTTAAAGTACTACTTGGAACTGTTTTTCCTTGTCGCTCATAATCAGCTGCTTCTGACTGCAACTCGGTGAGTTTTCTGTTTAATGACTTATTATGTCCTTCAATTATAGAAATATTAATCTGTAAAGAGGCTAACTGGTTTTTCTCCGTACGCTTAATATCATCTATGGTCCGGTACTGTCTTAGCAACAGTTGATCGTGACGTCGAGCTTCAAGCTCCTTCTCTCTTTGTTCTGCTTCTTGCTGTTCTCTTTTTCGTTTTGCCGCTACTTGCTCGGGGGTCAAAGCTGGTTCGACACGTTCAATGAGACGGCCATCTTCATTGATAATATCATAGCCTGACTTTAGGGCTGAATTGGGCAGATAATCCTTAACCACTAACCGACCATTGCTGTCTTTAAATCGATAAAAGTTTTTGGCATCAACTCCAACGGCTGCCAGACAAAGAATAGCAAAGGTAATTAAGCGCTTAAGGTTCATAGTTGTTATAGCCTCTTATTCAACACCGTAAGTTTCTCGGTAATTGAGTACTTTAGGGTAGTAGCTGCTGAATTTAGGATGATCTTTCAAGTAAGTTAGTAAGTCAGCTAACTTTATTATAGAAAATACAGGAATTCCGTAATCTTGTTCAACTTCTTGAACCGCAGATAGCTCACCGGTACCTTTTTCCTGGCGATCCAGTGCAATCAGAACAGCTTTGGGCGTTGCTCCCTGCTGTTTAATGATATCGATAGACTCCCTGATAGCAGTCCCAGCGCTGATGACATCATCGATAATCAAAATATCGCCCTTTAGCGGACTTCCTACAATATTTCCCCCTTCACCATGATCTTTTTTCTCTTTCCTGTTGAAACTATAGGGAGCGGCTATATTGTGGTGCTCGGCCAAGGCTACTGTAGTGCAGCTTACCAGCGGGATCCCCTTATACGCTGGGCCAAAGATAATATCGAAAGGGATTTTCTGCTGTACGATGGTCTGGGCATAGCAGCTACCAAGCTGCGCAAGATCCTGACCATTATCGAAAAGACCCGTATTGAAAAAATAGGGACTGATGCGCCCACTTTTCAAAGTGAACTCCCCAAACTTTAAAACTTCTTTTGCCAGCGCCAGTTCGATAAATTGTTTTTGATAATCGTACATGTTTTATAGAATTAATCTCAAGGAATCAGTGATCTATGATAACCCCATTCATTGGCAAAAAAAACAACAGCCAATAAAAAGGCGACTTAATTGCCGCCAGAGTCTTATTCTAATTGTATTATTCTTGTTACTACCCCCATCACTGTTTCTCAACAGTAAATTCTTGCTTATGCTTGATTAAGCGATATAGAGAATAGCCGAGAGGGAGAGTTTAAAGTGTGATTAAAATCACAATGATACATTGTATCAAGAGTTTTATTTTCGTCGGATGCAAAAGACTGTAATGCAAACGATTTTATTTTGCATTAGAAATAATAATGACTGGCTGATAACAAAGCAACGCTAGTATTAGACAAATTCCAAAGCTATGGTGGTCTCTTCTACCCGCAGTACTCTCATTGGGTGAAGTACCATTTGTTCCTGATCCTCACCAAGAATACCTTCAATATGTACTTTAACTGTGTCGCCTTTCTGTAAACCATGACCTTCAGCATTTTTTACCAGGATACCGCCTTCTGAAATATCGAGGCTTTCTGAAATTAATACATCAGAGTTTTGTTGTCTAATTGCTACTGGTAAGTGTATAGACACGCGGAAAAAGCGACGAGCATCGCCCTTTAACTGCTTAAATTTAGCTTCGCTATCACGAAGTTTATGCTGGCCATCTTGCTCTATTCTCATAAACAGCTCCTCATAAGTTGCATCCCTGAACTTATTCTAGATTAGCAAAAAATGTGAAAAAGTCCACATTTTTTGAGTTAAGAGGATTGCTCTATATATTGACAGATTTTAATAAAATCTTCTAATGACAAGCGTTCAGCTCTTTCCGAGCCGGCTAACCCAATAGAATCAAAGTCTTCGCTCTCTAACCATTGCTTTAAACTATTTCTAATAGTTTTTCTGCGCTGGTTGAAAGCCGCAGTCACGATTTTAGCTAATAAATCAGCGTCATTGACTGACTGCGGTAACGATTTATAGGGTTGAAGGCAGACAATTGCTGATTCAACCTTTGGAGGTGGTGAGAATGCACCTGCAGGAACGGTAAATAACATGCTCGCATGGCAATAGTACTGCGCCATAACGCTTAAGCGTCCGTACTGCTTTGTCCCTGGGTGTGCGCACAGGCGCTCCACAACTTCCTTTTGCAGCATAAAGTACATATCTTCTATGTCTTCTCGCTGCTTGAGTAAGTGAAAAATTAATGGTGTTGATATATTGTAGGGAAGATTACCGACTATTCTGAGTGGTTCCTCCGACTCTTGTCGCAGTTCACTAAAATTAAACTTGAGTGCATCGCTCTGGTGAATGCTAAAGTTCTCATAGTGACCAAATTTTGACTCAAGACGGGGAATTAAATCCCTGTCGAGTTCAACAACATCGAGCTTTCCCGCTTTTTTTATCAGGTGCTCTGTTATCGCACCCAGTCCTGGCCCGATTTCTACAAGATGTTGATCTGGCTGGGGAGCAATTGATTCAATAATTTTTGAGATATAAAAATCATCTGATAAAAAGTTTTGGCCGAAGCGTTTTCTTGCCTGGTGGCCTTGCACAACCTTAGAGTGAGCCATGGGATTGTTTATGTCGCTGAATGAGATCTTGGGTAAATTGTAACGCATATTGCATGCTACCGATATCAGCAATACCTTTATCAGCGATATCAAGCCCGGTTCCGTGATCGACAGATGTCCGTATATAAGGCAGCCCTAAGGTTACGTTTACAGCCTTGCCAAACCCTTTGTACTTCAGGGTTGGAAGTCCTTGGTCATGATACATTGCCAGTACAGTATCTACTTCAGCTAATTTATTTGGCTGGAATGCAGTATCCGCCGGTAGCGGTCCGATAATGTCAGCGTTCAAATTTTGTCTCAGGGTTTCTAAAGTTGGCTCAATCACACGTATCTCTTCTGTTCCCAGGTGGCCATTTTCACCTGCATGTGGATTTAATCCACAGACAAGGACGCGTGGATGTTGTATAGAAAATTTACTTTTTAATTCTTCGACCAGGATCGTTATGATCTGGGTTAGCAACTCAGGTGTGATCGCATCGGGAACCTCTCTCAGCGATAAATGGGTAGTAGCCAGAGCTACTCTAAGCCCCTCAGTTGCTAACATCATAACAACTTTTTCGGATTGACTTTGTTCAGCGAAAAATTCTGTATGACCTGAAAAAGACAAACCAGACTCATTGATGATGCCTTTATGCACAGGGCCAGTTAGTATGGCATCCACCTGCCCGCTAATAGCATGTTCATGAGCAATTTTGAGTGTGTCCAGCACGTATGCAGCATGAGCGACATTTAGTTGCCCCGGATTCACCTCTGTGGCATCAAGTTCGCAAGGAATAATCCATAAATGCCCTGTACGATGAGACTCTAGTCGTGTGTCTGGGGTAAACTCGGAAAGCTCTAGAGGTAATTGAAGTTTCTTTGCTGCTGCTGTTAAAAGAGAAGGTGAGGCACAAATGATAAGCTGATCAGCGCAGGAGTGCTGCGCCATCTTGACCATGATTTCTGGTCCAATACCAGCGGGTTCGCCAGCCGTAATTAAAATTCTTGAAATGTCCACACCTTTTCCTTAGGTAAGTGTTGATAGACTAGGCGTCTTCCTCAACAACTTTTTTAACATAGGCTTCATCTCGAATTTCTCGAATCCAGTTTTCTACTTCTTCTGAAAATTTACGCTGGCGAAGAATTTTTGCTGCCTGCTGACGCTTCATATCATCTGTTTGATCATCTTGACGTTTGCCTGTCAGCTGCACAATATGCCAGCCAAAACTAGTTTGGAAGGGTTGGCTAATTTCATTGACCTCAAGGTTTGAGAGTGTTTCTTCGAACACTGGGTCATAAACACCAGCGTTATTCCAACCAAGTTCACCACCTAAATTAGCAGAGCCTGGATCGTCTGAATATTTTTTTGCCATATCCCCGAAATCGGATTTACCTGCTATAACCTCTTTACGTATATGATGTAACAAATCTTTGGCATCTTTTGTCGTAGTAATAGCGTCCGGGCGTATCAGTATATGGCGAGCTTTTGTCTGTTGAACGACGTGCTCCATATCACCGCGTTTGTCGCGAAGCTTAAGTATATGAAAGCCCGCTGGACTGCGAATTAGACGTGAAATATCGCCTTGATCCATATAATAAACAGGTGATCGAAATAGTTCTGGTAGGTTCTCTTCCGTACTCCAGCCAAAATCACCGCCTTTACTGGCATCTGAAGCGTCCGAGTGCTTCTTTGCTATCTCTTCAAACTCCGCACCTTGTTCAATCTGTTGCTTTAAACCTAGCGCCTCTTCCTTTGCAGAAGCGACCTCGCTATCGCTGGCATCTTCATCGACAGCAACCAGAATATGGCCTAACTGGTATTCAATGTTGCTTTTTGCGTCCATCGCTTTAACCAGTGAATTGATTTCTTTTTCGCTGATTTTTATGCGACGAGATACGAAGGCTTCTCGGAAGCGAGAAGTTAATATCTCTTTACGGAGGTCATCAAGGAATAGCTCATAGGCTATGCCTTGCTGCTCCATATTGAGCCGGAATTCATCCAATGTCATGCCTTCCTGCTTTGCTACACTGGCTGCAATTTGCTGTAGCTCTGCTGGCTGAACCTGCATTCCAGAGCGTGCCGCCATCTGATACTGTAGGCTTTGAATAATTAACTGTTCTAACAGTTCTTTCTCTAAAACGTTTTCTGGAGGTAGCTGTCCACCACGTGAGAGGATTTGACCTTTGGCCTGTAATATTTTGCGGTTAAGTTCACTTTGTAGGATAACGTCTTGATCAACCTGAGCTATTACTTTATCAATAGTCTCTGCGCCTTTTGCAGCAGGAGCCATTAGTACGCTAAATGAAGTAACTAACAAGCAAGCCGAAATCAAATGTTTTAATGTCATATTATTTGCCTAATAAATCTTCGTATCCGTAAATACTGTCTTCTAAAAATTGTGTTGTGCTGCCTTGAAGACTACCAATTCCTTTCAAAACAAATTGTACATATACGCCAGAACTATGTTCGTCTGGTTGGTTTGGTAGTAACGCACCTTGGCTGTCTAGTTGGATATTGATATACCGTCTACCGACGACTCTCACAGCCCAGCAGCAAGACTCATATTCTAGACCAAGAAAAGAGTCGTTAGTTCGATTCTCTGTCAGATCTTGGTTGTAACGGCCTAAAAGACGCCAATCTTGGGCCAATGGCCAGGCAAATGCAAGCTCTGCCTCTTCTTGTGTGCGTGTTAGTGTTTTTCTATATCGGTGGCCAAGATTGATAATATGATTTGTCTTGGGTTCATAATGCATATTAACCAAGCCGTGGGTCGTTTCACTTTCCTGATCGTCCCATTCAATAGCTGACTTCACTTCAATATTCTCTGTCCAACGCCAGTTAACCTCAGCTAATAGACCGGATTGTTTATTTGTTTCAACAGGCATGTTGAGCAGGGTAACCTTGCGATCTTTGAGATAAACGGTTCTACCAATAGAAACAGAAGCTTTTTCACGTCCTTCATCATCTAGAATTCGGCTGGTCAGTGCGCCACTGATCTGGTTGGCGTCTCCTATGCGATCAATGCCACTGAATCGGTTGCGGCTGAATAACTGAGTAAAGTTAAATGTCGGTAAGCTGGTATCAAAAATACCAATCTCACTTTGATCCTGGTAAGGGGTATAAAGGTAAAATACGCGTGGCTCAAGCGTCTGCGTCAGCTCCTCGTCATTGAAGTTGAGCGAACGTTCGAAAAACAACCCTGTATCAATAGATAAAGTTGGCAGGCTTCGGTC
This window harbors:
- the pdxA gene encoding 4-hydroxythreonine-4-phosphate dehydrogenase PdxA, whose amino-acid sequence is MSRILITAGEPAGIGPEIMVKMAQHSCADQLIICASPSLLTAAAKKLQLPLELSEFTPDTRLESHRTGHLWIIPCELDATEVNPGQLNVAHAAYVLDTLKIAHEHAISGQVDAILTGPVHKGIINESGLSFSGHTEFFAEQSQSEKVVMMLATEGLRVALATTHLSLREVPDAITPELLTQIITILVEELKSKFSIQHPRVLVCGLNPHAGENGHLGTEEIRVIEPTLETLRQNLNADIIGPLPADTAFQPNKLAEVDTVLAMYHDQGLPTLKYKGFGKAVNVTLGLPYIRTSVDHGTGLDIADKGIADIGSMQYALQFTQDLIQRHKQSHGSL
- a CDS encoding peptidylprolyl isomerase — its product is MTLKHLISACLLVTSFSVLMAPAAKGAETIDKVIAQVDQDVILQSELNRKILQAKGQILSRGGQLPPENVLEKELLEQLIIQSLQYQMAARSGMQVQPAELQQIAASVAKQEGMTLDEFRLNMEQQGIAYELFLDDLRKEILTSRFREAFVSRRIKISEKEINSLVKAMDAKSNIEYQLGHILVAVDEDASDSEVASAKEEALGLKQQIEQGAEFEEIAKKHSDASDASKGGDFGWSTEENLPELFRSPVYYMDQGDISRLIRSPAGFHILKLRDKRGDMEHVVQQTKARHILIRPDAITTTKDAKDLLHHIRKEVIAGKSDFGDMAKKYSDDPGSANLGGELGWNNAGVYDPVFEETLSNLEVNEISQPFQTSFGWHIVQLTGKRQDDQTDDMKRQQAAKILRQRKFSEEVENWIREIRDEAYVKKVVEEDA
- a CDS encoding PilZ domain-containing protein; amino-acid sequence: MRIEQDGQHKLRDSEAKFKQLKGDARRFFRVSIHLPVAIRQQNSDVLISESLDISEGGILVKNAEGHGLQKGDTVKVHIEGILGEDQEQMVLHPMRVLRVEETTIALEFV
- the rsmA gene encoding 16S rRNA (adenine(1518)-N(6)/adenine(1519)-N(6))-dimethyltransferase RsmA; the encoded protein is MAHSKVVQGHQARKRFGQNFLSDDFYISKIIESIAPQPDQHLVEIGPGLGAITEHLIKKAGKLDVVELDRDLIPRLESKFGHYENFSIHQSDALKFNFSELRQESEEPLRIVGNLPYNISTPLIFHLLKQREDIEDMYFMLQKEVVERLCAHPGTKQYGRLSVMAQYYCHASMLFTVPAGAFSPPPKVESAIVCLQPYKSLPQSVNDADLLAKIVTAAFNQRRKTIRNSLKQWLESEDFDSIGLAGSERAERLSLEDFIKICQYIEQSS
- a CDS encoding phosphomannomutase/phosphoglucomutase, which encodes MRKGKSLASFFIIPLVIGLVILVGISASLYYLGIEKPLETQAKQLLETRLAERANLIQQRFGQIQNALTLSADSVFGEDDKSVSQKIKKQVPQLDNVVLFDSTTIQPSKDTEPAITHVIIDLLRQADKGNTVPPELILDNGQPSYVAFVDKLADERLLLATLNLNEVGNLLGDADNHSRIELRQNFGDVSHTVASVGTAEAEGKPLLISPSFGANWTLALWQKISRFSTDAGKLPLLMFIAALAAFFIVGLLPLMSMNRLFKSDARNFIQGVKEGAASEKKYQLSYFNELAAGYSRVAGRPGRGEESESSPEVEGGDDALEIAEQAESPQEQPAGSLNEMDRAEILFESGSDSEASSLFVVDEEDISKTISPEIFREYDIRGVVGDNLNAEVVYVIGKAIGSEAYSRGEQSIVVGRDGRLSSPELHAALIEGLQASGRDVLDLGMVTTPLVYFATHTLNSRSGVMLTGSHNPARHNGLKVVLAGETLHGEQIQELLNRIQTQEFFSGNGQVSQVSVEQDYMQKITADIQLEKPLKVAVDCGNGVAGEFAPKLLQALGCDVIGLYTEVDGNFPNHHPDPNHADNLQALIEMVVSEKADIGIAFDGDGDRLGVIDNQGKVIWTDRLMMLFAKDVLSRNPEAEIIYDVKCTRLLRDVIEQSGGQPLMWKTGHSLMKAKMRETEAPLGGEGSGHIYFNERWFGFDDALYAAARLLQLLDLSGKTSSEMFSELPEGVSSEEINVPIPDKIKFKLIKALVVKGDFGQGKVSTIDGLRVDYEDRWFLARASNTTPSIVVKFEAESEVALEAVKDVLRQELLKIAPKLKLNF
- the slmA gene encoding nucleoid occlusion factor SlmA translates to MATKNSSKRKNEILQALALMLEKDPGERITTAKLAKEVGVSEAALYRHFPSKARMFEGLIEFTEEAIFSRMNIIAKEQSDLGTQCQQTLSLILTFASRNPGICRLLTGEALSGEHERLRGRISQLFNRVETQIKQLFRQHEVAVKGKYSPEVGSRANLLVAVVEGRIQQYVRTDFTQSPLASWDNQWQLLSPITGLSS
- the radC gene encoding RadC family protein, giving the protein MKIMEWPQQERPRERLLRDGANSLSDAELLAIFLRTGTRGYNVVELSRHLLNHFGGLRQLLEVNLKEFSNLPGMGVAKFCQLQASLELSKRYLQQSLNLEQTFSNPDQVKQLLSMELSHLKREQFMVLFLNNQHQLLAQETLFQGTINSSEVHPRVVVEKALGYHAAAVILAHNHPSGCIDPSPSDRHITEKLRQALELMDIRTLDHIIIAHNKSYSFAEHGLL
- the pyrE gene encoding orotate phosphoribosyltransferase, translating into MYDYQKQFIELALAKEVLKFGEFTLKSGRISPYFFNTGLFDNGQDLAQLGSCYAQTIVQQKIPFDIIFGPAYKGIPLVSCTTVALAEHHNIAAPYSFNRKEKKDHGEGGNIVGSPLKGDILIIDDVISAGTAIRESIDIIKQQGATPKAVLIALDRQEKGTGELSAVQEVEQDYGIPVFSIIKLADLLTYLKDHPKFSSYYPKVLNYRETYGVE
- the coaBC gene encoding bifunctional phosphopantothenoylcysteine decarboxylase/phosphopantothenate--cysteine ligase CoaBC, whose product is MSLQGKKILLGITGGIAAYKSAELSRLLIKAGAEVRCVMTQGAKAFITPMTFQALTGNPVHEHLLDSEAEAAMGHIELARWADLVLIAPATADILSKLTVGAADDLLTTLCLATAAPVAVAPAMNQQMWANAATQNNVRTLVERGIPLWGPESGDQACGDVGPGRMLEPAELVKHVERSFVKQTLKGQHWVITAGPTVEAIDPVRYLANRSSGKMGYAVADMAAKAGAKVTLVSGPVCLEAPTGVKRIKVESAQAMLEAVQNNLGADSVFVSCAAVADYRPTETANQKMKKSGDEGLSIELMQNPDILRWVAKNSSAFCVGFAAETQNVSDYAKSKMQRKGISMICANDVSRCDIGFSCDDNELQVFYIDNGNIEERQIGPASKSQVAEELIKVIEKVRHSNQ